The Mustela nigripes isolate SB6536 chromosome 4, MUSNIG.SB6536, whole genome shotgun sequence genome includes a window with the following:
- the HNRNPF gene encoding heterogeneous nuclear ribonucleoprotein F, producing MMLGPEGGEGFVVKLRGLPWSCSVEDVQNFLSDCTIHDGAAGVHFIYTREGRQSGEAFVELESEDDVKMALKKDRESMGHRYIEVFKSHRTEMDWVLKHSGPNSADTANDGFVRLRGLPFGCTKEEIVQFFSGLEIVPNGITLPVDPEGKITGEAFVQFASQELAEKALGKHKERIGHRYIEVFKSSQEEVRSYSDPPLKFMSVQRPGPYDRPGTARRYIGIVKQAGLERMRSGAYSAGYGGYEEYSGLSDGYGFTTDLFGRDLSYCLSGMYDHRYGDGEFTVQSTTGHCVHMRGLPYKATENDIYNFFSPLNPVRVHIEIGPDGRVTGEADVEFATHEEAVAAMSKDRANMQHRYIELFLNSTTGASNGAYSSQMMQGMGVSAQSTYSGLESQSVSGCYGAGYGGQNSMGGYD from the coding sequence ATGATGCTGGGCCCCGAGGGAGGTGAAGGCTTTGTGGTCAAGCTCCGTGGCCTGCCCTGGTCCTGCTCTGTTGAGGATGTGCAGAATTTCCTTTCTGACTGCACAATTCATGATGGGGCTGCAGGTGTTCATTTCATCTACActagagaaggcaggcagagtggtgaGGCTTTTGTTGAACTTGAATCAGAAGATGATGTAAAAATGGCCCTTAAAAAAGACAGGGAAAGCATGGGACACCGGTACATTGAGGTGTTCAAGTCCCACAGAACCGAGATGGATTGGGTGTTGAAGCACAGTGGTCCAAACAGTGCCGACACCGCCAATGATGGCTTCGTGCGGCTTCGAGGACTCCCATTTGGATGCACCAAGGAAGAAATTGTTCAGTTCTTCTCAGGGTTGGAAATTGTGCCAAACGGGATCACCTTGCCTGTGGACCCCGAGGGCAAGATTACAGGGGAAGCCTTTGTGCAGTTTGCCTCACAGGAGTTAGCTGAGAAGGCCCTAGGGAAGCACAAGGAGAGAATAGGGCACAGGTATATTGAAGTGTTTAAGAGCAGTCAGGAAGAAGTTAGGTCATACTCAGATCCCCCTCTGAAGTTCATGTCTGTACAGCGGCCGGGGCCCTATGACCGCCCCGGCACAGCCAGGAGGTATATTGGTATTGTCAAGCAAGCAGGCCTGGAGAGGATGAGGTCTGGTGCATATAGTGCAGGCTATGGGGGCTATGAGGAGTACAGCGGCCTCAGCGATGGCTACGGCTTCACCACCGATCTGTTTGGGAGAGACCTCAGTTACTGTCTCTCAGGCATGTATGACCACAGATACGGCGACGGCGAGTTCACTGTCCAGAGTACCACTGGGCACTGCGTCCACATGAGAGGGCTGCCATACAAAGCCACAGAGAACGACATTTACAACTTCTTCTCTCCACTCAACCCTGTGAGAGTCCATATTGAGATTGGCCCTGATGGAAGAGTGACGGGCGAAGCGGATGTTGAGTTTGCCACTCATGAAGAAGCTGTGGCAGCTATGTCCAAAGACCGGGCCAACATGCAACACAGATACATAGAACTTTTCCTGAATTCCACAACTGGGGCCAGCAATGGGGCATATAGCAGCCAGATGATGCAAGGCATGGGGGTGTCGGCCCAGTCTACTTACAGTGGCCTCGAGAGCCAGTCTGTGAGCGGCTGTTATGGGGCTGGCTATGGAGGCCAGAACAGCATGGGTGGATATGACTAG
- the FXYD4 gene encoding FXYD domain-containing ion transport regulator 4 — MNRVTRGLLLTLAGLPALEANDLVDKDSPFYYDWESLQLGGMIFGGLLCIAGILIALSGKCKCKYNQKHSPLPEKAIPLITPGSASTC, encoded by the exons ATGAACAGAGTGACCCGGGGCCTTCTCCTCACACTGGCAG GCCTGCCTGCCTTAGAAGCCAATGACCTGGTTG ATAAAGACAGTCCCTTCTACTATG ACTGGGAAAGCCTGCAGCTGGGCGGCATGATTTTTGGAGGGCTCCTGTGCATCGCTGGAATCTTGATAGCCCTAA GTGGAAAATGCAAATGCAAGTACaatcagaagcacag CCCCTTACCTGAGAAAGCCATTCCACTCATCACTCCAG GCTCTGCCAGTACCTGCTGA